The Spirochaetaceae bacterium genome window below encodes:
- a CDS encoding zinc-binding dehydrogenase: MTTRAAIQTEPGGPLIIDELALPSPGPDQVAVKLFSSGICHSQLHGMANATRPRPMLLGHEGTGVVVQAGAEVSHVREGDHVIVTWVTRTPLTVPQAMEPPIAFEYRGQPVFYNHVHTWSEHVVAVAERVVGIAPDVPTDVSCIVGCAVLTGAGAVLYTAGVRPGDSVAVFGVGGVGLSALRMAALLDAHPVIAVDLRDDKLQFARRFGATHTVNAGEVDPVEAITDLTGGGADYAFDTIGVRATAEQILDATRPGWIGAHSHGGMAVLVGVPPAEMTLDPRKFMMHQRRYTGSHGASIPERDFPMYLRMHAEGRFPLDELVTDRYRLDQINEACAALRAGDIMGRAIIEYD; the protein is encoded by the coding sequence ATGACCACGCGCGCGGCGATCCAGACCGAGCCCGGCGGACCGCTGATCATCGACGAACTGGCGCTGCCCTCGCCCGGGCCCGACCAGGTGGCGGTCAAGCTGTTTTCCAGCGGCATCTGCCACTCGCAGCTCCACGGCATGGCCAACGCCACCCGCCCGCGCCCGATGCTGCTCGGCCACGAGGGCACCGGCGTCGTCGTGCAGGCCGGCGCGGAGGTCAGCCACGTGCGCGAGGGCGATCACGTGATCGTGACCTGGGTCACCCGGACCCCGCTGACGGTACCGCAGGCCATGGAGCCGCCGATCGCCTTCGAGTACCGGGGGCAGCCGGTGTTCTACAACCACGTGCATACCTGGAGTGAGCACGTCGTCGCCGTGGCCGAGCGCGTGGTCGGTATCGCGCCGGACGTTCCGACCGACGTGAGCTGCATCGTCGGCTGCGCGGTGCTCACCGGGGCCGGCGCCGTGTTGTACACCGCCGGGGTGCGGCCCGGCGACTCGGTGGCGGTGTTCGGGGTCGGCGGCGTGGGGCTGTCGGCGCTGCGCATGGCGGCGCTCCTGGACGCGCACCCGGTGATCGCGGTGGACCTGCGCGACGACAAGCTGCAGTTCGCCCGCCGCTTCGGAGCGACCCATACGGTGAATGCGGGCGAAGTGGATCCGGTCGAGGCGATCACGGACCTTACCGGCGGCGGTGCCGACTACGCTTTCGACACGATCGGGGTGCGGGCGACCGCCGAGCAGATTCTCGACGCGACCCGTCCCGGCTGGATCGGGGCGCACAGCCATGGCGGCATGGCCGTCCTGGTCGGCGTTCCGCCGGCCGAGATGACCCTCGACCCGCGCAAGTTCATGATGCACCAGCGCCGCTACACGGGCAGCCACGGCGCGTCCATCCCGGAACGCGACTTCCCGATGTACCTGCGCATGCACGCGGAGGGCAGGTTCCCGCTCGATGAGCTGGTGACCGACCGCTACCGCCTCGACCAGATCAACGAAGCATGCGCGGCGCTGCGCGCCGGCGACATCATGGGCCGCGCCATCATCGAGTACGACTGA
- a CDS encoding phytanoyl-CoA dioxygenase family protein has product MTRRHELIENGYYVERAVLGASDIETCKNRLREVARHVDYYRDKIRLIVDVQDESYRDHPDPLRRFDWINEISFRDPVLWRHAAAHPRLIELAMEVLGPDIYPLNGGGFFMKPPRHGGEVPWHQDASPFDGGGGIPVPVLFDFWLGLDAARIDNGCMELIPGSHLLGRLEHEDTGKIHAEVDPFRHGFSPRDIVRIETDPGDVIVWHQDMIHRSPPNRSDRPRIGKASVYMSGTDEAAVRRMNNPKGTMGGNRPPICLDGKVCELTRSIVAPELREEA; this is encoded by the coding sequence GTGACCAGGCGCCACGAACTGATCGAGAACGGCTACTACGTGGAGAGAGCCGTCCTGGGCGCGTCGGACATAGAGACCTGCAAGAACCGGCTGCGCGAGGTGGCCCGTCACGTCGATTACTATCGCGACAAGATCCGGCTGATCGTGGACGTGCAGGACGAGTCGTACCGGGATCACCCGGACCCCCTGCGCCGGTTCGACTGGATCAATGAGATCTCCTTCCGTGATCCGGTGTTGTGGCGGCACGCCGCCGCGCACCCACGGCTGATCGAACTGGCGATGGAAGTGCTTGGTCCCGATATCTACCCGCTCAATGGGGGCGGCTTCTTCATGAAGCCTCCTCGCCACGGCGGCGAAGTCCCGTGGCACCAGGACGCGAGTCCGTTCGACGGTGGCGGAGGGATTCCCGTGCCGGTGCTGTTCGATTTCTGGCTGGGCCTGGATGCGGCGCGAATCGACAATGGCTGCATGGAGCTGATCCCCGGATCCCATCTGCTCGGCCGCCTCGAACACGAGGACACCGGCAAGATCCACGCCGAAGTGGACCCCTTCCGACACGGGTTCTCGCCGCGCGACATCGTCCGCATTGAAACCGATCCGGGCGACGTCATCGTGTGGCACCAGGACATGATCCATCGCTCTCCACCGAATCGGTCGGATCGCCCGAGGATCGGCAAAGCAAGCGTGTACATGTCAGGGACGGATGAGGCGGCGGTGCGGAGGATGAACAACCCCAAGGGAACCATGGGCGGCAATCGTCCCCCCATCTGCCTCGACGGAAAGGTGTGCGAACTCACTCGCTCCATCGTCGCCCCGGAACTGCGAGAAGAAGCGTAA
- a CDS encoding TauD/TfdA family dioxygenase, translating to MRPTIEPIEGATLGAVITGIDLNRLDGQAWRAVEEAFLEYAVLVFPAQHLGAGAQVAFGKRFGDIELLREDGIEAPLFSNKNLDGSLVRPDDFRYKTLRGNEGWHMDSTYMPISAKAGLLSAVEVPSSGGETEFADMRAAYDELDADTRDRISGLSAYHSLYASQAKIGYVFETGTAYGYHDKGAPIRPLVKTHPVTGRKALQIARHIYRIPGMDDADAQALVDGLLRRACRPPRVYTHRWQPGDLLVWDNRCVLHRARPYDRSEPRVLQATRIAGDPATELAPTTRDERAAGFQPSTSNRFQDS from the coding sequence ATGAGACCCACCATCGAGCCGATCGAGGGGGCGACCCTCGGCGCGGTGATCACCGGCATCGACCTGAACCGCCTTGACGGGCAGGCGTGGCGGGCGGTCGAGGAGGCGTTCCTGGAGTACGCGGTGCTGGTGTTCCCGGCGCAGCATCTGGGCGCCGGCGCGCAGGTCGCGTTCGGCAAGCGCTTCGGCGACATCGAACTGCTGCGCGAGGACGGCATCGAGGCGCCGCTGTTCAGCAACAAGAACCTGGACGGCAGCCTGGTGCGGCCGGACGACTTCCGCTACAAGACGCTGCGCGGCAATGAGGGCTGGCACATGGACAGCACCTACATGCCGATCTCCGCCAAGGCGGGGCTGCTGTCCGCCGTCGAGGTACCGTCCAGCGGCGGCGAGACCGAGTTCGCCGACATGCGCGCCGCTTACGACGAACTGGACGCCGACACCAGGGACCGGATCAGCGGCCTGTCGGCGTATCACTCCCTGTACGCGTCGCAGGCGAAGATCGGCTACGTGTTCGAGACCGGCACCGCGTACGGCTACCACGACAAGGGCGCGCCGATCCGCCCGCTGGTCAAGACCCATCCCGTGACCGGGCGCAAGGCGCTGCAGATCGCGCGCCACATCTATCGCATCCCGGGCATGGACGATGCCGACGCCCAAGCGCTGGTCGACGGCCTGCTGCGGCGCGCGTGCCGGCCGCCGCGGGTGTACACCCACCGCTGGCAGCCCGGCGACCTGCTGGTGTGGGACAACCGCTGCGTGCTGCACCGGGCGCGGCCCTACGACCGCAGCGAGCCGCGCGTGCTGCAGGCCACCCGCATCGCCGGCGACCCCGCCACCGAACTCGCCCCCACCACCCGCGACGAACGTGCCGCCGGCTTCCAGCCCTCCACTTCCAACCGCTTTCAGGACAGCTAG
- a CDS encoding DUF4258 domain-containing protein: MSKTLAAVKSLVIAGEVRVSAHGYDEAAADGLRTRELIQGIGRAVVVEDYPDYPKGPCVLVRQSDEQNQFIHVVWGIPAGSDSPAVIVTAYRPDPGLWTEDYLRRVE; this comes from the coding sequence TTGAGTAAGACCCTCGCCGCAGTGAAGAGTCTCGTCATAGCCGGCGAGGTCCGAGTATCCGCTCACGGGTATGATGAGGCGGCTGCTGACGGCCTCCGCACACGGGAGTTGATACAGGGCATCGGACGCGCCGTTGTTGTCGAAGATTATCCTGACTATCCGAAGGGTCCATGCGTACTCGTCCGGCAGAGTGATGAGCAGAATCAATTCATACATGTCGTTTGGGGTATACCGGCTGGATCGGACAGTCCGGCCGTCATCGTGACTGCATACCGCCCCGATCCCGGGTTGTGGACGGAAGACTACTTGCGGAGGGTTGAATGA
- a CDS encoding acyl-CoA thioesterase: MPAELETIIEVLESDCDRLGHLNHVQAVRMLERARGHWYTANGLRDAGRNYVPVVVNINYDYRRECFLGERLRVMTRGQRLGRKSFTLGHEIIKPDGAIALQGAATSVIMDLDSRVIVTVPGCVASHLPAPQAAEAE; this comes from the coding sequence GTGCCTGCTGAACTGGAGACGATCATCGAGGTGCTGGAGTCGGATTGCGATCGGCTCGGGCATCTGAACCACGTGCAGGCGGTCAGGATGCTGGAGCGTGCGCGCGGCCACTGGTACACCGCCAACGGCCTGCGCGACGCCGGCAGGAACTACGTCCCGGTGGTGGTCAACATCAACTACGACTATCGCCGCGAGTGTTTCCTCGGCGAGCGCCTGCGCGTCATGACGCGGGGCCAGCGGCTGGGGCGCAAGAGCTTCACCCTCGGCCACGAGATCATCAAGCCGGACGGCGCGATTGCGCTCCAGGGAGCGGCCACGAGCGTGATCATGGACCTGGACTCGCGGGTGATCGTTACGGTACCCGGGTGCGTGGCCAGCCACCTGCCGGCGCCGCAGGCGGCGGAGGCGGAGTGA
- a CDS encoding amino acid ABC transporter permease gives MILKRIRPSNLVLLAAAPFLVFLFASSSKYLRSLKAIIGIEPGAPALLLGFLLLLALLASGFLAARRWAMGDAAPPWLAAAARLALPIHVLVIVPVLALPPLTDAFVQSVLFHSLDPAVSELVDRSARPWTLKAEVLPLVTQRFRVGVAVYGLLFLAFTLAATWAAGAVRRYCIRGFEAVSGAALFFLVFVSHWGFATGIAVTFRAAVFAYLLAAVLGMTWTGLQRLRSARHTIPVHGAISLLLLAAAALFWAQPRVEYVMVGSTEARIAIVKGTPQAVADMIRFGEYEGGDGESLRIRSAPDVATALEQIASVDSVSGAFVPIAAHDGRYPVIWQTRFLPERARNAAMALSVIGLLLLILTVGGALHGLHPLAVGAEFFVDTIRGIPMLVIILYIGLPLAGAVKDATGGGIDLPNFTRGVIAIALGYSAYMAEIFRSGIEAVPSGQVEAAQTLGLSRWQTARLIILPQALRIVLPPLGNEFIAMIKDTSLLSILSVRDVTQRMREFQSASFLPFAPFNTAAVLYVVITLACASLLRWIERRYEQRHA, from the coding sequence GTGATCCTGAAACGAATCCGTCCGAGCAACTTGGTGCTGCTGGCGGCGGCGCCGTTCCTGGTATTCCTGTTCGCGTCGTCAAGCAAGTACCTGCGTTCGCTGAAGGCGATCATCGGCATCGAGCCGGGCGCGCCCGCGCTGCTGCTCGGCTTCCTGCTGCTGCTCGCCCTGCTCGCGTCGGGTTTCCTGGCCGCGCGCCGGTGGGCGATGGGCGATGCGGCGCCGCCCTGGCTGGCGGCGGCCGCGCGCCTGGCGCTGCCGATCCACGTGCTGGTCATCGTGCCGGTCCTGGCGCTTCCGCCGCTCACCGACGCGTTCGTGCAGTCGGTGCTGTTCCACTCGCTCGACCCCGCCGTCTCGGAGCTGGTCGACCGCAGCGCGCGCCCCTGGACGCTGAAGGCGGAGGTGCTGCCGCTGGTGACGCAGCGGTTCCGGGTCGGCGTGGCGGTGTACGGGCTCCTGTTCCTGGCCTTCACGCTGGCCGCCACGTGGGCGGCGGGCGCAGTGCGCCGTTACTGCATCCGGGGATTCGAGGCGGTTTCGGGGGCCGCCCTGTTCTTCCTCGTGTTCGTGAGCCACTGGGGCTTCGCGACCGGGATCGCGGTGACCTTCCGGGCCGCGGTGTTCGCCTACCTGCTGGCCGCGGTGCTCGGCATGACCTGGACCGGATTGCAGCGCCTGCGCAGTGCCCGCCACACGATTCCGGTGCACGGTGCGATCAGCCTGCTGCTGCTGGCGGCGGCGGCGCTGTTCTGGGCCCAGCCGCGCGTCGAGTACGTGATGGTCGGCTCCACCGAGGCCCGGATCGCGATCGTCAAGGGCACGCCGCAGGCGGTCGCCGACATGATCCGCTTCGGCGAATACGAGGGCGGAGACGGCGAGTCGTTGCGCATTCGCAGCGCGCCGGACGTGGCGACCGCGCTGGAGCAGATCGCGTCCGTCGACAGCGTGTCCGGGGCGTTCGTGCCGATCGCCGCCCACGACGGCCGCTACCCGGTGATCTGGCAGACCCGCTTCCTGCCGGAGCGCGCGCGCAATGCCGCGATGGCGCTCTCGGTAATCGGCCTGCTGCTCCTCATCCTGACCGTCGGCGGCGCGCTGCACGGGCTGCACCCGCTGGCGGTGGGCGCCGAGTTCTTCGTCGACACCATTCGCGGCATCCCGATGCTGGTGATCATCCTGTACATCGGCCTGCCGCTCGCCGGCGCCGTCAAGGACGCCACCGGCGGCGGAATCGACCTGCCCAACTTCACGCGCGGCGTGATCGCGATCGCCCTCGGCTATTCCGCCTACATGGCCGAGATCTTCCGCTCCGGCATCGAGGCGGTCCCCAGCGGGCAGGTGGAGGCGGCACAGACCCTGGGGCTGTCGCGCTGGCAGACCGCCCGGCTGATCATCCTGCCGCAGGCGCTGCGCATCGTGCTGCCGCCGCTCGGCAACGAGTTCATCGCCATGATCAAGGACACCTCGCTGCTGTCGATCCTGTCGGTACGCGACGTCACCCAGAGGATGCGCGAGTTCCAGTCCGCCAGCTTCCTGCCGTTCGCCCCGTTCAACACGGCGGCCGTGCTGTACGTGGTGATCACCCTCGCCTGCGCCAGCCTGCTGCGCTGGATCGAGCGCCGCTACGAGCAGCGGCACGCTTGA
- a CDS encoding AMP-binding protein, whose protein sequence is MSPARRAAALDEREYLAAVAKLVEHAWPAGVPREVRYPLGEIPVTEHLRHAARATPDKTCVAYYGYRLTYAELDDASDRFAAFLEARGLVRGDRVAVLLYNCPQYFIVFYGILKLGCVHVPVNPMFKEHELRYQLADADPRVLVAMDRLHPLVETVRDETNLEAVVVTRFADYLPSEPGLPLPKLLQELPRACPGALELPELLAGHGPGFTRPAPSLDDLASINYTGGTTGMPKGCMHTQRNMLHACTAGRVTYLRPGASPRDIRTVSYVAGFWISGQLRLIETVLTGSTLIYFARWDAEAVLQAIERYRVTHLSGPLDTIVELMERPDIERRDLSSLEVTTCTSFVKKLNLGYRRRWRELTGITLHESSFGMTETHTWDTFTTGMQDGDLDLKSTPIFVGLPTAGTRYKIVDRSSGRLVPLGEEGDIVVSSPSLMKGYWRDPEKSAEQIRDGWFRTGDVGMIDERGYLHYLGRDKEMLKVKGMNVYPFELESLLGHHPAIAGSAVVGRADRERGEVPVAFVKLAPGCEATTGDEIGTWCRDNMATYKLPEIRIVDEFPLTEVGKVSKARLRQWLRDGAADTEVASAYQVST, encoded by the coding sequence GTGAGTCCGGCGCGTCGGGCTGCAGCCCTGGACGAACGCGAGTACTTGGCCGCGGTAGCGAAGCTGGTCGAGCACGCCTGGCCCGCCGGTGTGCCGCGTGAGGTCCGCTACCCGCTCGGCGAGATCCCGGTGACCGAGCATCTGCGCCACGCGGCGCGCGCGACGCCCGACAAGACCTGCGTCGCCTACTACGGCTATCGGCTCACCTACGCCGAACTGGACGACGCCAGCGACCGGTTCGCCGCCTTCCTGGAGGCGCGCGGGCTGGTACGGGGAGACCGCGTGGCGGTGCTCCTCTACAACTGCCCGCAGTACTTCATCGTGTTCTACGGCATCCTCAAGCTCGGCTGCGTGCACGTGCCGGTGAACCCGATGTTCAAGGAACACGAACTGCGCTACCAGCTCGCCGACGCCGACCCCAGGGTGCTGGTGGCGATGGACCGGCTGCATCCGCTGGTCGAGACGGTGCGGGACGAAACCAACCTGGAGGCGGTGGTCGTCACCCGCTTCGCCGACTATCTCCCGAGCGAGCCCGGCCTGCCGCTGCCGAAGCTGCTGCAGGAGCTGCCGCGCGCCTGTCCCGGCGCCCTGGAGCTGCCGGAGCTGCTGGCCGGCCACGGTCCCGGCTTCACGCGGCCCGCCCCGAGCCTCGACGACCTGGCGAGCATCAACTACACCGGCGGCACCACCGGGATGCCGAAGGGGTGCATGCACACGCAGCGCAACATGCTGCATGCCTGCACCGCGGGCAGGGTAACGTACCTGCGCCCCGGCGCCTCGCCGCGCGACATCCGTACCGTGTCCTACGTGGCGGGCTTCTGGATCTCCGGCCAACTCCGGCTGATCGAAACGGTGCTGACCGGATCGACGCTCATCTACTTCGCCCGCTGGGACGCCGAGGCCGTGCTGCAGGCGATCGAGCGGTACCGGGTCACGCACCTCAGTGGACCGCTGGACACCATCGTGGAACTGATGGAACGGCCGGACATCGAGCGCCGCGATCTGAGCTCGCTCGAAGTCACCACCTGCACGTCGTTCGTCAAGAAGCTCAACCTCGGCTACCGGCGCCGCTGGCGCGAGCTGACCGGGATCACCCTGCACGAGTCGTCGTTCGGGATGACCGAGACCCATACCTGGGACACGTTCACGACGGGAATGCAGGACGGCGACCTGGACCTGAAGTCCACGCCCATCTTCGTGGGGCTGCCCACCGCCGGCACCCGCTACAAGATCGTCGACCGCAGCAGTGGCCGGCTGGTGCCGCTCGGCGAGGAAGGGGACATCGTGGTGTCCTCGCCGTCGCTCATGAAGGGCTACTGGCGGGATCCCGAGAAGAGTGCCGAGCAGATCCGGGACGGGTGGTTTCGCACCGGCGACGTCGGCATGATCGACGAGCGCGGCTACCTGCACTACCTCGGCCGCGACAAGGAGATGCTCAAGGTCAAGGGCATGAACGTGTACCCGTTCGAGCTCGAAAGCCTGCTCGGTCATCACCCGGCGATCGCCGGCAGTGCCGTGGTCGGCCGCGCCGACCGCGAGCGCGGCGAGGTGCCGGTGGCGTTCGTGAAGCTCGCGCCCGGCTGCGAGGCAACCACGGGCGACGAGATCGGCACCTGGTGCCGCGACAACATGGCGACCTACAAGCTGCCCGAGATCCGTATCGTGGATGAGTTCCCGCTCACGGAGGTCGGCAAGGTGAGCAAGGCCCGGCTGCGCCAGTGGTTGCGGGACGGCGCGGCGGACACCGAGGTGGCCTCCGCCTACCAGGTGTCGACGTAG
- a CDS encoding enoyl-CoA hydratase-related protein → MPEFCRVDLSGQVMTVTITRPERLNALHPPANAELGRVFDDFAANDDARVAIITGEGRGFCAGNDLRYQAEGGERVPTPRGFGGLTSRFDLTKPIIAAVNGVSMGGGFEIALACDLIIAARSARFALPEAKVGMAAIAGGMQRLPREIGAKRALGMILTGRHVSAEEGYELGFVTAVVPDAEILSQANRWAQMICACAPLSIRASKDVVYRSLDTPSLEEAIRGRYDSVEAMRGSEDYIEGPRAFAEKRPPRWKGR, encoded by the coding sequence ATGCCAGAATTCTGCCGGGTCGACCTGTCCGGACAGGTAATGACCGTGACGATCACGCGACCGGAGCGCCTCAACGCGCTGCATCCGCCCGCCAACGCCGAGCTGGGCCGCGTGTTCGACGACTTCGCCGCCAACGACGACGCCAGGGTAGCGATCATCACCGGTGAGGGCCGCGGCTTCTGCGCCGGCAACGACCTCCGCTACCAGGCTGAGGGCGGCGAGCGCGTGCCCACGCCGCGAGGATTCGGCGGCCTGACCTCCCGGTTCGACCTGACCAAGCCGATCATCGCCGCCGTCAACGGCGTTTCCATGGGCGGCGGTTTCGAGATCGCGCTCGCCTGCGACCTGATCATCGCGGCGCGCAGCGCGCGCTTTGCGCTGCCGGAGGCGAAGGTAGGCATGGCCGCCATCGCCGGCGGCATGCAGCGCCTGCCGCGCGAGATCGGCGCCAAGCGCGCCCTCGGCATGATACTCACCGGCCGCCACGTATCCGCCGAGGAGGGCTACGAGCTCGGCTTCGTCACCGCGGTGGTTCCCGACGCCGAGATCCTGAGCCAGGCGAACCGCTGGGCGCAGATGATCTGCGCCTGCGCGCCGCTCTCGATCCGCGCATCGAAGGACGTGGTGTACCGGAGCCTCGACACGCCTTCGCTGGAGGAGGCGATTCGGGGCCGGTACGACTCGGTCGAGGCGATGCGGGGCAGTGAGGACTACATCGAGGGACCGCGGGCGTTCGCCGAGAAGAGGCCGCCCCGCTGGAAGGGAAGGTAG
- a CDS encoding ABC transporter ATP-binding protein, with translation MISEFTASGVATEGRRYDTRSPLRWVFSHIRHHPILAAGAVVCSITAWSLFGLGPVMVARVAQVVIDGGAGAALLAASATLLAVLAGDSICALCSSLCAVTLGHRLERDARDELYRSLLGKSQTYHNRQRVGDLVARATDDIRHLNQMVHPGLMFMSDMVLGFVAPLTYVALLDPRLLLVPGLFAVAFVFTVRDYTRRLGPVLMEQRVQYGQVTATAEEAVSGIELVKAAVRETWERKRFHAGAALFRDLFVRQGRIEALYVPMLMFGVAVALSLLHGIVLLRAGGIDLSELIALVGLMHLLRIPAFMSAFSFAMVQTGIAGARRILAVLTASTELDQNTGGRRAAVQGAIAFEGVSFGYQDAQSALTDIDVRIAAGETVAIVGQTGAGKTTLTQLVNRTYDPDAGRITVDGVDLRDWNLTSLRSQIANIEQDVFLFSRTVAENIAFARPDASRQEIETAARAAAAHGFITGFQDGYDTAIGERGVTLSGGQRQRLALARAFLKDPRILILDDSTSAIDSKTEDEIQRALRTVQRGRTTLIITHRLSQIRWADRILVLAGGRLAAAGTHDELLATSTAYRRIFSHYDIELPPLRAAVTEVAGVAG, from the coding sequence ATGATCTCGGAATTTACCGCCTCCGGGGTGGCCACCGAGGGCCGCCGCTACGACACCCGTTCGCCGCTGCGCTGGGTGTTCTCGCACATTCGCCACCATCCGATCCTGGCGGCCGGTGCGGTGGTGTGCTCGATCACCGCCTGGTCGCTGTTCGGTCTCGGCCCGGTGATGGTCGCCAGGGTCGCGCAGGTGGTGATCGACGGCGGCGCCGGCGCCGCCCTGCTGGCCGCCTCGGCCACGCTGCTGGCGGTGCTCGCCGGCGACTCCATCTGCGCCTTGTGTTCCAGCCTGTGCGCGGTCACGCTCGGCCATCGCCTGGAGCGCGACGCCCGCGACGAGCTGTACCGCAGCCTGCTCGGCAAGAGCCAGACCTACCACAACCGGCAACGGGTCGGCGACCTGGTCGCCCGCGCCACCGACGACATCCGCCATCTCAACCAGATGGTGCATCCGGGCCTGATGTTCATGTCCGACATGGTGCTGGGGTTCGTGGCGCCGCTGACCTACGTGGCCCTGCTCGACCCGCGGCTGCTGCTGGTGCCGGGGCTGTTCGCGGTGGCGTTCGTGTTCACCGTGCGTGACTACACCCGCCGCCTCGGCCCGGTGCTGATGGAGCAGCGCGTCCAGTACGGGCAGGTGACCGCCACCGCCGAGGAGGCGGTGTCCGGCATCGAGCTGGTCAAGGCCGCGGTGCGGGAGACCTGGGAGCGCAAGCGGTTCCACGCCGGCGCCGCGCTGTTCCGCGACCTGTTCGTGCGCCAGGGCCGCATCGAGGCGCTGTACGTGCCGATGCTGATGTTCGGTGTGGCGGTGGCGCTGTCGCTGCTGCACGGCATCGTGCTGCTGCGTGCCGGCGGCATCGACCTCAGCGAGCTGATCGCGCTGGTTGGGCTGATGCACCTGCTGCGCATCCCCGCCTTCATGTCCGCGTTCTCGTTCGCGATGGTGCAGACCGGCATCGCCGGCGCACGCCGCATCCTGGCGGTGCTCACCGCGTCCACGGAGCTGGACCAGAACACCGGCGGCCGCCGTGCGGCGGTGCAAGGGGCCATCGCCTTCGAAGGTGTGTCGTTCGGGTACCAGGACGCCCAGAGCGCGCTGACCGACATCGACGTGCGCATCGCGGCGGGTGAGACGGTGGCGATCGTGGGCCAGACCGGCGCCGGCAAGACCACGCTCACGCAATTGGTCAACCGCACCTACGACCCCGACGCGGGCAGGATCACCGTCGACGGCGTCGACCTGCGCGACTGGAACCTGACCAGCCTGCGCTCGCAGATCGCCAACATCGAGCAGGACGTGTTCCTGTTCTCGCGCACCGTCGCCGAGAACATCGCCTTCGCCCGCCCCGACGCCAGCCGGCAGGAGATCGAGACGGCCGCCCGCGCCGCCGCCGCGCACGGCTTCATCACCGGCTTTCAGGACGGCTACGACACCGCCATCGGCGAGCGCGGCGTGACCCTGTCCGGCGGCCAGCGGCAACGGCTCGCCCTGGCGCGCGCGTTTCTGAAGGATCCGCGCATCCTCATTCTGGACGACTCCACGAGCGCCATCGACAGCAAGACGGAGGACGAGATCCAGCGCGCCCTGCGCACCGTGCAGCGCGGGCGCACCACGCTGATCATCACCCACCGCCTGTCGCAGATCCGCTGGGCGGACCGCATCCTGGTGCTGGCCGGCGGGCGGCTGGCGGCGGCCGGCACGCACGACGAACTGCTCGCCACCTCCACCGCGTACCGGCGCATCTTCAGCCATTACGACATCGAGCTGCCGCCGTTGCGGGCCGCGGTGACGGAAGTCGCGGGGGTGGCCGGCTAA